A region of Pyxidicoccus parkwaysis DNA encodes the following proteins:
- a CDS encoding TIGR02266 family protein, with amino-acid sequence MTSKVADDMAGGDLSAFANRRTDERVAARFEVRFAQVQDAARALRAYSLNISAGGLCLRTRKAYDVGAQVRLSMAIEGQEFHLTGIIAWVRDEAEAIGVRFTDMSDEDRARLQRVVDSFKR; translated from the coding sequence ATGACTAGCAAGGTGGCGGATGACATGGCAGGCGGGGACTTGAGCGCATTCGCGAACCGGCGCACGGATGAACGCGTCGCGGCGCGCTTCGAGGTCCGCTTCGCGCAGGTGCAGGACGCGGCCCGTGCACTCCGGGCCTACTCGCTCAACATCTCCGCGGGCGGCCTCTGCCTGCGCACGCGCAAGGCCTACGACGTGGGCGCGCAGGTGCGCCTGTCCATGGCGATTGAGGGCCAGGAGTTCCACCTCACCGGCATCATCGCCTGGGTGCGCGACGAGGCCGAGGCCATTGGCGTGCGCTTCACCGACATGTCCGACGAGGACCGCGCCCGGCTCCAGCGCGTGGTGGACAGCTTCAAGCGGTAG
- a CDS encoding thiamine pyrophosphate-dependent dehydrogenase E1 component subunit alpha, whose protein sequence is MSRPRLIKEASAPLQLEKELLLRIHDLMVKTRALEERLIQMYKQGHGYFWIGGPGEEAFNVPLGMLMKVGQGPDYDYLHAHYRQSGTILAFGEEPIGALRQMKNTATDPYSGGRNFAGHFSLKKYNVAPVSSPIEVQYAVAPGTAMVQKRHGGDGITIVTGGDAGTAEGDFASCLVWSTRPANPLPILIIVTNNKWGISTAGDDQHGEKHIADRAKAFGIPAKTINGNDPIESYNELKTAMEYVRKERKPYFIEAMVSRLYGHSSASGANLVGNEVDCLKQFEERLEQEGHMTRQQMDELRNRYTEDMAAAARQVRDEPQPSPDSIWKHIYAEDK, encoded by the coding sequence GTGTCCCGTCCCCGTCTCATCAAAGAAGCGTCCGCGCCGCTCCAGCTCGAAAAGGAGCTGCTGCTTCGCATCCACGACCTCATGGTCAAAACGCGCGCCCTCGAGGAGCGCCTCATCCAGATGTACAAGCAGGGCCATGGGTACTTCTGGATTGGCGGCCCCGGCGAGGAGGCGTTCAACGTCCCGCTCGGCATGCTGATGAAGGTGGGCCAGGGCCCCGATTACGACTATCTGCACGCGCACTACCGCCAGTCCGGCACCATCCTCGCCTTCGGCGAGGAGCCCATCGGCGCGCTGCGGCAGATGAAGAACACGGCCACGGACCCCTACTCCGGCGGCCGCAACTTCGCGGGCCACTTCTCCCTCAAGAAGTACAACGTGGCGCCGGTGTCCTCGCCCATCGAGGTGCAGTACGCCGTCGCCCCGGGCACGGCCATGGTGCAGAAGCGCCACGGTGGTGACGGCATCACCATCGTCACCGGCGGCGACGCCGGCACGGCCGAGGGCGATTTCGCGTCGTGCCTCGTGTGGAGCACCCGCCCCGCCAACCCGCTGCCCATCCTCATCATCGTCACCAACAACAAGTGGGGCATCTCCACCGCGGGTGACGACCAGCACGGCGAGAAGCACATCGCCGACCGCGCGAAGGCCTTCGGCATCCCCGCGAAGACCATCAACGGCAACGACCCCATCGAGTCCTACAACGAGCTGAAGACGGCCATGGAGTACGTGCGCAAGGAGCGCAAGCCGTACTTCATCGAGGCCATGGTGTCGCGCCTGTACGGGCACTCCTCCGCCTCCGGCGCCAACCTCGTAGGCAACGAGGTGGACTGCCTCAAGCAGTTCGAGGAGCGGCTGGAGCAGGAGGGCCACATGACGCGCCAGCAGATGGACGAGCTGCGCAACCGCTACACCGAGGACATGGCCGCCGCCGCCCGCCAGGTGCGCGACGAGCCGCAGCCTTCCCCCGACTCCATCTGGAAGCACATCTACGCGGAGGACAAGTAA
- a CDS encoding M50 family metallopeptidase gives MRPHFHVAGFPVRVHLLFFAITFASGWGLLQSPARLALWMGVVFVSVLLHELGHALAFRRYGCPASIELHGMGGTTTGHNVERLTHGQSAWVSFAGPGMGFLLGGLVWALSRYTPLGQQGGLVAETVRDLIWVNVGWGLFNLLPLQPLDGGHVLASVVRARSGYRYEKVLLGIGIVTAVGLIVLAVQWRMPWMGLLALMFGVMNVEQLLRLPTHVHFERSAALPSRRIRVSARYEPEEAGAVPVERLMRELRSEQPEVKPEARRALTAVPEPEEPEGPHDPAMVGEMLLASGLAAMAVRPLQSAFSESPSPRTGQALVQALLELKRFTELEALLSGPQASHLSNETLAIIYARAAAAGQTSLASRAGALRQGQGGKR, from the coding sequence ATGCGGCCCCACTTCCACGTGGCCGGCTTCCCGGTCCGCGTCCACCTGCTGTTCTTCGCGATTACGTTCGCCTCGGGTTGGGGGCTGCTCCAGTCGCCCGCACGGCTGGCGCTCTGGATGGGCGTGGTCTTCGTCTCCGTGCTGCTCCACGAGCTGGGGCACGCGCTGGCCTTCCGCCGCTACGGCTGTCCGGCGTCGATTGAGCTGCACGGCATGGGCGGCACCACCACGGGGCACAACGTGGAGCGGCTCACGCATGGGCAGTCCGCGTGGGTGAGCTTCGCGGGGCCGGGCATGGGCTTCCTGCTGGGCGGGCTCGTGTGGGCGCTGTCGCGCTACACGCCGCTGGGACAGCAGGGCGGGCTGGTGGCGGAGACGGTGCGCGACCTCATCTGGGTCAACGTCGGCTGGGGCCTGTTCAACCTGCTGCCGCTCCAGCCGCTGGACGGGGGACATGTGCTCGCGTCGGTGGTGCGGGCGCGGAGCGGCTACCGCTACGAGAAGGTGCTGCTCGGCATCGGCATCGTCACGGCGGTGGGGCTGATTGTCCTCGCCGTCCAGTGGCGCATGCCGTGGATGGGACTGCTCGCGCTGATGTTCGGGGTGATGAACGTGGAGCAGCTCCTCCGGCTGCCGACGCACGTCCACTTCGAGCGCAGCGCCGCCCTGCCCTCGCGCCGCATCCGCGTCTCCGCGCGGTATGAGCCCGAAGAGGCTGGCGCCGTCCCCGTGGAGCGGCTGATGCGCGAGCTGCGAAGCGAGCAGCCCGAGGTGAAGCCCGAGGCGCGACGTGCGCTCACAGCGGTGCCGGAGCCCGAAGAGCCCGAGGGGCCGCACGACCCGGCGATGGTGGGCGAGATGTTGCTGGCCAGCGGGCTGGCGGCGATGGCGGTGCGTCCGCTCCAGTCCGCCTTCTCCGAGTCACCTTCGCCACGAACGGGACAGGCGCTCGTGCAGGCACTGCTGGAGCTGAAGCGCTTCACGGAGCTGGAGGCGCTGCTGTCCGGCCCTCAGGCCTCGCACCTGTCGAACGAAACGCTGGCCATCATCTATGCGCGCGCCGCGGCCGCGGGCCAGACGTCGCTGGCGTCGCGCGCTGGAGCGCTGCGTCAGGGACAGGGCGGCAAGCGGTAG
- a CDS encoding PhnD/SsuA/transferrin family substrate-binding protein, which yields MMKAPRILVAGLALACTLAAVPSGAAEKKATVGVFLATTLTDGQERFQYAEALAAKLGESLERPVAAKSFGRYEDFARAVSGGLVDFAVVDAWAAVQLGSRATPVAWASRSGETQQRWAIVSTQKGSVKDLAGKRLALVKGAGPADPKFVTHVVLGGDLDAQRHFKVMPVPNVESALKMLEAKGAEAALVPLAHVPKDKDVRVLFRSGRVPGAVLVDLRGKAEDLAGVLGTVGAVAPFDAFSRVQGRDFEDFRKLVTQGPPRRQPVLAEAPEQHVDVGALVRSEELGPALPPFTGDLAVSAEQPDD from the coding sequence ATGATGAAGGCACCTCGCATCCTCGTGGCCGGCCTCGCGCTGGCCTGCACCCTGGCCGCCGTCCCCTCGGGCGCGGCCGAGAAGAAGGCCACCGTGGGCGTCTTCCTCGCCACCACCCTCACGGACGGCCAGGAGCGCTTCCAATACGCGGAGGCCCTGGCCGCGAAGCTCGGCGAGTCGCTGGAGCGCCCCGTGGCCGCCAAGAGCTTCGGCCGCTACGAGGACTTCGCGCGCGCCGTGTCCGGAGGGCTGGTGGACTTCGCGGTGGTGGACGCCTGGGCCGCCGTGCAGCTCGGCTCGCGCGCCACGCCCGTGGCCTGGGCTTCCCGCTCCGGCGAGACGCAGCAGCGCTGGGCCATCGTCTCCACCCAGAAGGGCTCCGTGAAGGACCTCGCCGGCAAGCGCCTGGCCCTGGTGAAGGGCGCCGGCCCCGCGGATCCGAAGTTCGTGACTCACGTGGTCCTCGGCGGCGACCTGGACGCCCAGCGTCACTTCAAGGTGATGCCGGTGCCCAACGTGGAGTCCGCCCTGAAGATGCTGGAGGCCAAGGGCGCGGAGGCGGCCCTCGTCCCGCTGGCGCACGTGCCCAAGGACAAGGACGTGCGCGTCCTCTTCCGCAGCGGCCGGGTGCCGGGCGCGGTGCTGGTGGACCTGCGCGGCAAGGCGGAGGACCTCGCCGGAGTGCTCGGCACCGTCGGCGCCGTGGCTCCCTTCGACGCCTTCTCCCGCGTCCAGGGCCGTGACTTCGAGGACTTCCGCAAGCTCGTCACCCAGGGGCCGCCGCGCCGGCAGCCCGTCCTCGCCGAGGCCCCCGAGCAGCACGTGGACGTCGGGGCCCTGGTCCGTTCCGAGGAGCTGGGCCCCGCGCTGCCGCCCTTCACCGGCGACCTCGCCGTCTCCGCGGAACAGCCTGATGACTGA
- a CDS encoding GNAT family N-acetyltransferase, giving the protein MSQPIVRTVSPATGAAEASAFRIRRARRGDAEVMALLLRELGYPQGTDQQTVHWVVSHPEIEIFVAGDPQDRPVGMISFSHRPQLRLRGRVATIDELVVSEPWRRRGVGRALIKQILERCKVLSVRQLQLVSPMTSTPEARSFYAACGFSEIDSGVFRHLETEGRR; this is encoded by the coding sequence TTGTCCCAACCAATCGTCCGCACCGTCAGCCCCGCCACCGGCGCCGCCGAGGCGTCCGCCTTCCGCATCCGCCGCGCCCGCAGGGGCGACGCCGAGGTCATGGCGTTGCTGCTCCGTGAGCTGGGTTATCCCCAGGGCACGGACCAGCAGACCGTGCACTGGGTGGTGAGCCATCCGGAGATTGAAATCTTCGTCGCGGGCGACCCGCAGGACCGGCCCGTGGGGATGATTTCCTTCTCGCACCGGCCGCAGCTGCGCCTGCGCGGCCGCGTGGCCACCATCGACGAGCTGGTGGTGTCGGAGCCGTGGCGCCGTCGCGGCGTGGGCCGCGCGCTCATCAAGCAGATTCTGGAGCGCTGCAAGGTGCTGAGCGTGCGGCAGCTCCAGCTCGTCTCGCCCATGACGAGCACGCCGGAGGCGCGCAGCTTCTACGCCGCCTGTGGCTTCTCCGAAATCGACTCGGGTGTGTTCCGCCACCTGGAGACGGAAGGCCGGCGCTGA
- a CDS encoding PP2C family protein-serine/threonine phosphatase: MSSTNTRLKPAPPSDDASDATLPPAERTGTREVTATGTGTRESTATRLTGPLGLGAEATSTLIAPLEAGELPNVAAIRGPRLDQILLLTTGVLVVLIVGLLAALSVASTQSQFEETALRSKERIQDQARELGQTVGQTIALTSATNLRDNNYAFLEEVAGSIVKTNPNILRVQIFDPDGVKMADSEKGAEKDEGAGAAGANSGRTAERRLVSAFYRGQPISEIQEPIDYGSSSGKGLVVISYSLGGLQKQLETLEQDKRATVRANTVRMLGLGLGFVVLAGVLVAFQSRRISRPLGVLTGKVMQLAAGDLSARAGTARGAGREVLTLGVVFNHMAERIKVLLDDVRAKAQLERDVSLARTVQETLLPGRDAVQVGAVRIAGLVVTADACGGDWWFRAGLDERRVVIGIGDVTGHGLSTSLVATSATSGFASAMTLREPSQINAQMLITALNVTLANVGRGEHQMSSALAVIDVENGAIDYAAGAHPSPLVFNRHSGQVASLPARGPLLGASVSSQFTSRQAQLRPGDIVVWYTDGLTEARDAGSKLYGNQRLAAAVQANAHLSAEALRDVILADARAFSAGLPQRDDITVVVAEFSPA; the protein is encoded by the coding sequence TTGTCCAGCACCAACACGCGTCTGAAACCCGCGCCCCCGTCCGATGACGCTTCGGACGCCACCCTCCCGCCCGCCGAGCGGACGGGTACTCGGGAAGTCACCGCCACCGGCACCGGCACCCGCGAGTCCACCGCCACGCGGCTGACGGGCCCCCTGGGCCTGGGCGCCGAGGCCACCAGCACCCTCATTGCCCCGCTGGAGGCCGGCGAGCTCCCCAACGTGGCCGCCATCCGCGGGCCCCGGCTGGACCAGATTCTGCTGCTCACCACCGGCGTGCTGGTGGTGCTCATCGTCGGCCTGCTCGCGGCGCTCTCCGTCGCCTCCACGCAGTCCCAGTTCGAGGAGACGGCGCTCCGCTCCAAGGAGCGCATCCAGGACCAGGCCCGCGAGCTCGGCCAGACGGTGGGGCAGACGATTGCGCTCACCTCGGCCACCAACCTGCGCGACAACAACTACGCCTTCCTCGAGGAGGTCGCCGGCTCCATCGTCAAGACGAACCCCAACATCCTCCGCGTCCAGATTTTCGACCCGGACGGCGTGAAGATGGCGGACAGCGAGAAGGGCGCCGAGAAGGACGAGGGCGCCGGAGCCGCGGGAGCCAACAGCGGACGCACCGCGGAGCGCCGGCTGGTGAGCGCCTTCTACCGGGGGCAGCCCATCTCCGAAATCCAGGAGCCCATCGACTACGGCTCCAGCAGCGGCAAGGGGCTGGTCGTCATCAGCTACTCGCTGGGCGGCCTGCAGAAGCAGCTCGAGACGCTGGAGCAGGACAAGCGCGCCACGGTGCGCGCCAACACCGTGCGCATGCTGGGCCTGGGGCTGGGCTTCGTCGTGCTGGCGGGCGTGCTCGTCGCGTTCCAGAGCCGGCGGATTTCCCGGCCGCTGGGCGTGCTCACCGGCAAGGTGATGCAGCTCGCCGCCGGAGACTTGAGCGCTCGCGCCGGTACGGCCCGGGGCGCGGGCCGCGAGGTGCTGACGCTGGGCGTGGTGTTCAACCACATGGCCGAGCGCATCAAGGTGCTCCTCGACGACGTGCGCGCCAAGGCGCAGTTGGAGCGCGACGTGTCGCTCGCGCGCACGGTGCAGGAGACGCTGCTGCCCGGCCGCGACGCGGTGCAGGTGGGCGCGGTGCGCATCGCCGGCCTCGTCGTCACCGCGGACGCGTGCGGCGGCGACTGGTGGTTCCGCGCGGGCCTGGACGAGCGGCGCGTCGTCATCGGCATCGGTGACGTGACGGGTCACGGCCTGTCCACGTCGCTCGTGGCCACCAGCGCCACCAGCGGCTTCGCCTCCGCGATGACGCTGCGCGAGCCCTCGCAAATCAACGCGCAGATGCTGATTACGGCGCTCAACGTGACGCTGGCCAACGTGGGCCGCGGCGAGCACCAGATGTCCAGCGCGCTGGCCGTCATCGACGTGGAGAACGGCGCCATCGACTACGCGGCGGGCGCGCACCCCAGCCCCCTGGTGTTCAACCGCCACAGCGGGCAGGTGGCGTCGCTGCCGGCGCGTGGTCCTCTGCTGGGCGCGTCGGTGTCGTCGCAGTTCACCTCGCGCCAGGCGCAGCTGCGGCCCGGGGACATCGTGGTCTGGTACACGGACGGCCTCACCGAGGCGAGAGATGCCGGGAGCAAGCTCTACGGCAACCAGCGCCTCGCCGCCGCCGTGCAGGCCAACGCCCACCTGTCCGCGGAGGCGCTGCGCGACGTGATTCTCGCGGACGCTCGCGCCTTCAGCGCCGGCCTGCCGCAGCGCGACGACATCACCGTCGTCGTGGCCGAGTTCAGCCCCGCCTGA
- a CDS encoding tetratricopeptide repeat protein yields MRRTPRTPRPRRLVPALALLASLAGPPALAQYRPPPMSESQRMVKEGETAQVAANAASASGDKKGAEEKYRKALALFEQALAAEPGSVAAAAGVGAAANGLQDWQRTVDKVQPVMAAHAGELSLAYPLGVALYKQRRFPEAVPLMEQVAASDSADYLIVHYYLASYYLYAQRGDAAVTSLQRYLALRPAKLASNDFQIHELLGRAHVLRRDAASARASFQQAQAGRPESPSVQLGLASVLELEGKVPEARTLLEGVTTRFPQAAEPKEKLARLYLAANEVPRAEVQAQALVKLGSTPAAHLLLGDVRLAQKNAAAAEGEYRKVLELQPGLVVGQMAVGKALQAQGRHEEAIQFLEAAVRAGGNSLELWANLGSVNRRAGRYQRAVEVHRRVQEMAPRQALGWMLLGADHFATGQWDQAIEDYSSALQVEPGHAGAKQWLAAALAHRARDRAGASRMDDAVRDLRRAFDLDRTAPMSRRLGAALLETRAFGDARKVMEEGATLPGATWREGLLLGYARLAAGDAQAALEAFTRAGKQTEEPDAQAEASVGAALAEVELGQVDAAVQRLTDVGPSKAAEGVAEANLPRVLVRRALARLETGDADGAEKDLEAVDRLGVGKRPDLAKLVLFTRGLARAESGRHAEASAALKKALTPAQKWAWPNTRALADAFVLYKKGQVAQARKQLAAASKKPMPGQPKWLAAMTGALHRREASLAYGSGNMKLAEKALKAALALNADDALVQHNLACVDWRKGKTADALATWKRLEPSVPVAALNLGIDAQERRHDAAEAVDAWRRYLATGSGPRVAQVREWKERLQGIYGLAEPAGSAAPAATAEETP; encoded by the coding sequence ATGCGCCGCACACCCCGCACCCCACGGCCGCGCCGGCTCGTCCCGGCGCTCGCGCTGCTGGCCTCCCTGGCCGGCCCTCCCGCGCTCGCGCAGTACCGCCCCCCGCCCATGTCCGAGTCGCAGCGGATGGTGAAGGAGGGCGAGACGGCCCAGGTCGCCGCCAACGCCGCCAGCGCCTCCGGTGACAAGAAGGGGGCCGAGGAGAAGTACCGCAAGGCCCTCGCCCTCTTCGAGCAGGCGCTCGCCGCGGAGCCGGGCTCCGTCGCCGCCGCCGCGGGCGTGGGCGCCGCCGCCAACGGCCTCCAGGACTGGCAGCGCACGGTGGACAAGGTGCAGCCCGTCATGGCCGCGCACGCCGGAGAGCTGTCCCTGGCGTACCCGCTGGGCGTGGCCCTCTACAAGCAGCGCCGCTTCCCGGAGGCGGTGCCGCTGATGGAGCAGGTGGCCGCGTCGGACTCGGCGGACTACCTCATCGTCCACTACTACCTCGCCAGCTACTACCTCTACGCGCAGCGGGGCGACGCGGCGGTGACGAGCCTCCAGCGCTACCTCGCGCTGCGCCCCGCGAAGCTCGCGTCCAACGACTTCCAGATTCACGAGCTGCTGGGCCGCGCGCACGTGCTGCGTCGGGACGCGGCCTCGGCGCGCGCGTCCTTCCAGCAGGCGCAGGCGGGACGGCCGGAGTCGCCCTCGGTGCAGCTCGGCCTCGCCAGCGTGCTGGAATTGGAGGGCAAGGTGCCCGAGGCGCGCACGCTGCTGGAGGGCGTCACCACGCGCTTCCCGCAGGCCGCCGAGCCGAAGGAGAAGCTGGCGCGGCTGTACCTCGCGGCCAACGAGGTGCCGCGCGCGGAAGTCCAGGCGCAGGCGCTGGTGAAGCTGGGCAGCACGCCCGCCGCGCACCTGTTGTTGGGTGACGTGCGGCTGGCGCAGAAGAACGCGGCCGCCGCGGAAGGCGAGTACCGCAAGGTGCTGGAGCTGCAGCCGGGCCTCGTGGTGGGGCAGATGGCGGTGGGCAAGGCGCTCCAGGCGCAGGGGCGGCACGAGGAGGCCATCCAGTTCCTGGAGGCCGCGGTGCGCGCGGGCGGCAACAGCCTGGAGCTGTGGGCCAACCTCGGCTCCGTCAACCGGCGCGCGGGCCGCTACCAGCGCGCGGTGGAGGTGCACCGGCGCGTGCAGGAGATGGCGCCCCGGCAGGCTTTGGGCTGGATGCTGCTCGGCGCGGACCACTTCGCCACCGGCCAGTGGGACCAGGCCATCGAGGACTACTCCAGCGCGCTCCAGGTGGAGCCGGGCCACGCCGGAGCGAAGCAGTGGCTGGCCGCGGCGCTGGCCCACCGCGCCCGCGACAGGGCCGGGGCCTCGCGCATGGACGACGCCGTGCGCGATTTGCGCCGCGCCTTCGATTTGGACCGCACCGCGCCCATGTCCCGCAGGCTGGGTGCCGCGCTGCTGGAGACGCGCGCCTTCGGCGACGCGCGCAAGGTGATGGAGGAGGGCGCCACGCTGCCCGGCGCCACGTGGCGCGAGGGCCTGCTGCTGGGCTACGCGCGGCTGGCCGCGGGCGACGCGCAGGCGGCGCTGGAGGCCTTCACCCGCGCGGGCAAGCAGACGGAGGAGCCGGACGCGCAGGCCGAGGCCTCCGTGGGCGCCGCGCTCGCCGAAGTCGAATTGGGCCAGGTGGACGCCGCCGTGCAGCGGCTCACCGACGTGGGCCCGTCCAAGGCCGCCGAGGGCGTGGCCGAGGCCAACCTGCCGCGCGTGCTGGTGCGCCGCGCGCTGGCCCGGCTGGAGACGGGCGACGCGGACGGCGCGGAGAAGGATTTGGAGGCGGTGGACCGGCTGGGCGTGGGCAAGCGTCCGGACCTCGCGAAGCTGGTCCTCTTCACCCGGGGCCTGGCGCGCGCCGAGTCCGGCCGCCACGCGGAGGCGAGCGCCGCGCTGAAGAAGGCCCTCACGCCCGCGCAGAAGTGGGCCTGGCCCAACACGCGCGCGCTGGCCGACGCCTTCGTCCTCTACAAGAAGGGGCAGGTGGCCCAGGCGCGCAAGCAGCTCGCGGCCGCTTCGAAGAAGCCCATGCCCGGACAGCCGAAGTGGCTGGCGGCGATGACGGGCGCGCTGCACCGCCGCGAGGCCTCGCTGGCGTACGGCTCCGGCAATATGAAGCTGGCGGAGAAGGCCCTCAAGGCCGCGCTCGCGCTCAACGCGGACGACGCGCTGGTGCAGCACAACCTGGCCTGCGTGGACTGGCGCAAGGGGAAGACGGCGGACGCGCTGGCCACGTGGAAGCGGCTGGAGCCTTCCGTGCCGGTGGCCGCCCTCAACCTCGGCATCGACGCGCAGGAGCGCAGGCATGACGCGGCCGAGGCCGTGGACGCGTGGCGCCGCTACCTCGCCACAGGCTCGGGCCCGCGCGTGGCCCAGGTGCGCGAGTGGAAGGAGCGCCTGCAGGGCATCTACGGCCTCGCCGAGCCCGCGGGCAGCGCCGCGCCGGCCGCCACCGCGGAGGAGACTCCATGA
- a CDS encoding alpha-ketoacid dehydrogenase subunit beta, producing MANMAQAIRMALHYAEENLGVTDIFGEDVGMPLGGVFTCTQGLKTTWNSPLDERGIIGAAMGIAMGGGRPVAEIQFCDYVYNTIDLLKLAGNTCWSTNGDWNMPMVVRTPVGSGIRGSIYHSHSFDATMTHIPGWKVVMPSTPLDAYGLLITACKEQNPVMFLEPKALLRVKGEERIPGEPDDDRQLSKMIDAPLGDRTQWKAQWPALQEYAVPFGKGKLVREGNQVTVVSYGRTLPLCAKAAATLADEGISTEVIDLRSLWPYDWEMIKASVQKTGRVLFVNEDTEVTNFGEHLMRRTVEELFYSLLAAPKLLAGKFIPGIGLADSLEMASVPQQNDITDAIRKLAAEQP from the coding sequence ATGGCCAACATGGCACAGGCCATCCGGATGGCCCTCCACTACGCCGAGGAGAACCTCGGCGTCACCGACATCTTCGGCGAGGACGTGGGCATGCCGCTCGGCGGCGTCTTCACGTGCACCCAGGGCCTGAAGACGACGTGGAACTCGCCGCTCGACGAGCGCGGCATCATCGGCGCCGCCATGGGCATCGCCATGGGCGGTGGCCGGCCCGTCGCGGAAATCCAGTTCTGCGACTACGTCTACAACACCATCGACCTGCTCAAGCTGGCGGGCAACACCTGCTGGTCCACCAACGGCGACTGGAACATGCCCATGGTGGTGCGCACGCCGGTGGGCAGCGGCATCCGCGGGTCCATCTACCACTCGCATTCCTTCGACGCGACGATGACCCACATCCCTGGCTGGAAGGTGGTCATGCCCTCCACGCCGCTGGATGCGTACGGGCTGCTCATCACCGCGTGCAAGGAGCAGAACCCCGTCATGTTCCTCGAGCCCAAGGCGCTGTTGCGCGTGAAGGGCGAGGAGCGCATCCCGGGCGAGCCGGATGATGACCGCCAGCTGTCGAAGATGATTGACGCGCCGCTGGGTGACCGCACGCAGTGGAAGGCGCAGTGGCCCGCGCTGCAGGAATACGCGGTGCCCTTCGGCAAGGGCAAGCTGGTGCGCGAGGGCAACCAGGTCACCGTGGTCAGCTACGGCCGCACCCTGCCCCTGTGCGCGAAGGCGGCGGCGACGCTCGCGGACGAGGGCATCAGCACGGAGGTCATCGACCTGCGCTCGCTGTGGCCGTACGACTGGGAGATGATCAAGGCGTCCGTCCAGAAGACGGGCCGCGTGCTCTTCGTCAACGAGGACACCGAGGTGACGAACTTCGGCGAGCACCTCATGCGCCGCACGGTGGAGGAGCTCTTCTACTCGCTGCTCGCGGCGCCGAAGCTGCTGGCCGGCAAGTTCATCCCGGGCATCGGCCTCGCGGACAGCCTGGAGATGGCGTCCGTGCCCCAGCAGAACGACATCACCGACGCCATCCGCAAGCTCGCGGCCGAGCAGCCGTAA
- a CDS encoding macro domain-containing protein → MSPPLMLHLRDLSRALVEAWRREFTDVPGVTISQGDIFSESDGPVAAEAPIDIRADAVVSPANSFGFMDGGIDAVYTYQLGSQVQERLRALLAEQYGGELPVGQAVLVPTGRPEIPWCISAPTMRVPADVSETVNAYLALRAALRAVLAHNASAKVSIKTVLCPGLGTAVGQMPPSRCARQMKEAWVRTVLGQPSIPASLRQAANDERRLLE, encoded by the coding sequence ATGTCCCCTCCCCTCATGCTGCACCTGCGGGACCTCAGCCGCGCGCTGGTGGAAGCCTGGCGGCGGGAGTTCACGGACGTCCCCGGCGTCACCATCTCCCAGGGCGACATCTTCTCGGAGAGCGACGGACCCGTGGCCGCCGAGGCCCCCATCGACATCCGCGCGGACGCGGTGGTCAGCCCCGCCAACAGCTTCGGCTTCATGGATGGCGGCATCGACGCCGTCTACACGTACCAGCTCGGCTCCCAGGTCCAGGAGCGGCTGCGCGCACTGCTGGCGGAGCAGTACGGCGGTGAGCTGCCCGTGGGACAGGCGGTGCTCGTGCCCACGGGAAGGCCCGAGATTCCCTGGTGCATCAGCGCCCCCACCATGCGCGTGCCGGCGGACGTCAGCGAGACGGTGAACGCCTACCTCGCCCTCAGGGCCGCACTGCGCGCGGTGCTCGCCCACAATGCTTCCGCGAAGGTCTCTATCAAGACGGTGCTGTGCCCCGGCCTGGGCACCGCCGTGGGCCAGATGCCGCCGTCGCGCTGCGCTCGGCAGATGAAGGAGGCCTGGGTGCGCACGGTCCTCGGCCAGCCCTCCATCCCTGCGTCCTTGCGGCAGGCGGCCAACGACGAACGTCGCCTTTTGGAGTAG